A single genomic interval of Cupriavidus sp. MP-37 harbors:
- the pgsA gene encoding CDP-diacylglycerol--glycerol-3-phosphate 3-phosphatidyltransferase: MPFNIPILLTWLRVAMIPLVVGVFYLPDAWLPMHTKNLTAAAFFIIAAVTDWLDGFLARRWNQTSSFGAFLDPVADKLMVTAALLSLLALDRVTDLIALVIIGREITISALREWMAQIGASKSVAVNFLGKLKTTVQMVAIPLLLFSDRLFGFDAHLLGTWMIYVAAVLTLWSMIYYMKLAWPQIRERSSVVARAGAPK; the protein is encoded by the coding sequence ATGCCCTTCAATATCCCGATCCTGCTGACCTGGCTTCGCGTTGCCATGATTCCACTGGTGGTAGGGGTCTTCTACCTGCCCGACGCCTGGCTGCCGATGCACACCAAGAACCTGACCGCGGCGGCATTCTTCATCATCGCCGCGGTGACCGACTGGCTGGACGGCTTCCTCGCGCGGCGCTGGAACCAGACTTCGTCGTTCGGTGCATTCCTGGATCCGGTCGCGGACAAGCTGATGGTGACCGCGGCGCTGCTGTCGCTGCTGGCGCTGGACCGGGTCACCGACCTGATCGCGCTGGTCATCATCGGCCGGGAAATCACCATCTCGGCGCTGCGCGAGTGGATGGCGCAGATCGGCGCCTCCAAGAGCGTCGCGGTGAATTTCCTCGGCAAGCTCAAGACCACGGTGCAGATGGTTGCGATTCCGCTGCTGCTGTTCAGCGACCGCCTGTTCGGTTTTGACGCCCATCTGCTCGGCACCTGGATGATCTACGTGGCGGCAGTGCTGACGCTGTGGTCGATGATCTACTACATGAAGCTGGCGTGGCCGCAGATCCGCGAACGCAGCAGCGTGGTGGCGCGCGCCGGGGCGCCGAAGTGA
- a CDS encoding cation:proton antiporter produces MHHATPLISTIVGGIVLAFILGAVASRLRLPPLIGYLCAGIVVGPHTPGYTADQALAPELAELGVILLMFGVGLHFSIKDLMAVKRIAIPGAVVQIGIATLMGMLVSWGFGWSWGQGLVYGLALSVASTVVLLKALQERNLVESPQGRIAVGWLIVEDLAMVLALVLLPAMASLLAGAGETADAGPGTGEVVLAIFATLGKVAAFVAVMLVIGRRFIPWMLERIVWTGNREMFRLGVLATALGVAYGAYALFGVSFALGAFFAGMVLAESEFSHRAAEESLPLRDAFAVLFFVSVGMLFDPMVLVNDPWGVLATVFIIVVGKSLAALGIVRAFGHAGQTGMTIAVSLAQIGEFSFILASLGVYLKILPERGQALILAGALLSIMLNPVLFHMLDLYTARRSRGADPQPA; encoded by the coding sequence ATGCATCACGCCACCCCGCTTATCAGTACCATCGTCGGCGGTATCGTCCTGGCCTTTATCCTTGGCGCGGTCGCCAGCCGGCTGCGCCTGCCGCCGTTGATCGGCTACCTGTGCGCGGGCATCGTGGTGGGGCCGCATACGCCCGGCTACACCGCCGACCAGGCGCTGGCACCGGAACTGGCCGAGCTGGGCGTGATCCTGCTGATGTTCGGCGTGGGCCTGCATTTCTCGATCAAGGACCTGATGGCGGTCAAGCGCATCGCCATTCCCGGCGCGGTGGTGCAGATCGGCATCGCCACGCTGATGGGCATGCTGGTGTCGTGGGGCTTTGGCTGGTCGTGGGGGCAGGGGCTGGTGTACGGGCTGGCGCTGTCGGTGGCCAGCACCGTGGTGCTGCTCAAGGCCCTGCAGGAGCGCAACCTGGTGGAATCGCCGCAAGGACGCATCGCCGTCGGCTGGCTGATCGTCGAAGATCTGGCAATGGTGCTGGCGCTGGTGCTGCTGCCGGCGATGGCTAGCCTGCTCGCCGGCGCGGGCGAGACTGCCGATGCCGGCCCGGGCACGGGCGAAGTGGTGCTGGCGATCTTCGCCACGCTTGGCAAGGTGGCGGCGTTCGTCGCGGTGATGCTGGTGATCGGCCGCCGCTTTATCCCCTGGATGCTCGAACGCATCGTCTGGACCGGCAACCGCGAGATGTTCCGGCTGGGCGTGCTGGCGACGGCGCTGGGCGTGGCCTATGGCGCTTATGCGCTGTTCGGCGTGTCGTTCGCGCTGGGCGCGTTCTTTGCGGGCATGGTGCTGGCGGAATCCGAGTTCAGCCATCGCGCGGCGGAGGAATCGCTGCCGCTGCGCGACGCCTTCGCCGTGCTGTTCTTCGTTTCGGTGGGCATGCTGTTCGATCCCATGGTGCTGGTGAATGACCCGTGGGGCGTGCTGGCGACGGTGTTTATCATCGTGGTCGGCAAGTCGCTGGCGGCGCTGGGCATCGTGCGCGCCTTCGGGCATGCGGGGCAGACCGGCATGACCATCGCCGTCAGCCTGGCGCAGATCGGCGAGTTCTCGTTCATCCTCGCCAGCCTGGGCGTCTATCTGAAGATCCTGCCCGAGCGCGGCCAGGCGCTGATCCTGGCCGGTGCGCTGCTGTCGATCATGCTCAATCCCGTGCTGTTCCACATGCTCGACCTGTACACCGCGCGCCGCAGCCGCGGCGCGGACCCGCAGCCGGCCTGA
- a CDS encoding LysR family transcriptional regulator — MDLHPTPTAAPRPEQRPLRLTLRQLSVFVAVAQHGSTMAAAQALAMSQSAVSASLAELERALDSPLFDRIARRLSINETGRQFFPRALSLLDQAQELERFAGQTGVQLRIAASNTIGSYMLPPLLAGFRHSRSGPCTLDLRIGNTREVLQSLLQFEADIGLVEGASHERDLRSVRWCDDEMVVIVGPSHPLAAAPHDLVALRDAEWIVREPGSGTREVIEERLVPLLGELRFALELGNAEAIKRAVMSGFGVSCLSLHVVRDELERGTLVAIREGLPRIVRPLQLVVHQDKFPTQGLLAFTEYLRTMAPRIGA; from the coding sequence ATGGACCTGCACCCCACTCCTACGGCGGCACCACGGCCGGAACAGCGCCCGCTGCGCCTGACGCTGCGCCAGCTGTCGGTCTTCGTCGCGGTCGCCCAGCATGGCAGCACGATGGCGGCGGCACAGGCGCTGGCGATGTCGCAGTCCGCGGTCAGTGCCTCGCTGGCCGAGCTCGAGCGCGCGCTGGACAGTCCGCTGTTCGACCGCATCGCGCGCCGACTCAGCATCAACGAGACCGGTCGGCAGTTCTTTCCGCGCGCGCTGTCGCTGCTGGACCAGGCGCAGGAACTGGAGCGGTTTGCCGGCCAGACCGGCGTCCAGCTGCGCATCGCCGCCAGCAACACCATCGGCAGCTATATGCTGCCGCCGCTGCTGGCCGGCTTCCGCCACTCGCGCAGCGGCCCATGCACGCTGGACCTGCGTATCGGCAATACCCGCGAGGTGCTGCAGTCGCTGCTTCAGTTCGAAGCCGATATCGGCCTGGTCGAAGGCGCCAGCCATGAACGCGACCTGCGCAGCGTGCGCTGGTGCGACGACGAGATGGTCGTGATCGTCGGCCCGTCCCACCCGCTTGCCGCCGCCCCCCATGACCTGGTGGCGCTGCGCGATGCCGAGTGGATCGTGCGCGAGCCCGGCTCGGGCACGCGCGAGGTCATCGAGGAGCGGCTGGTGCCGCTGCTGGGCGAATTGCGCTTCGCGCTCGAACTGGGCAATGCCGAGGCGATCAAGCGCGCGGTGATGAGCGGCTTTGGCGTCAGCTGCCTGTCGCTGCACGTGGTGCGCGACGAACTGGAGCGCGGCACGCTGGTGGCGATCCGCGAGGGCCTGCCGCGCATCGTGCGCCCGCTGCAGCTGGTCGTGCACCAGGACAAGTTCCCGACCCAGGGGCTGCTGGCGTTCACCGAATACCTGCGCACGATGGCGCCGCGCATCGGCGCCTGA
- a CDS encoding YeiH family protein — MSSVSSPRTAPAAAPALPPPWSQRLLTLLPLGGIAWLAIALAEHPAVARYGLSALTLAMCAGMVAANTLPRHWLAPLAPGMQVARHYLLRLGVALYGLRLTFASIVALGLPGIAVPLTMLVATLLFGTWVGTAFFGLSRREAILVSSGSAICGAAAAIAVSSVVRTDDKQTAVAVATVVLFGTVGMLLYPYLYELATGHWHWAVSERMFGIFTGATLHEVAQVIAAGKMISEPTADAAVVAKMVRVLALGPLLLVMALWPQGGSQSAQGGPGAGRLRGIMKSVPWFAVGFVAVMAVNSAGAVPAAWKAPLIALDNWLLACAMLAIGLHTRIGDLVRAGRKPLALAGVLFVFLMGVGALMCYAMA; from the coding sequence ATGTCTTCCGTCTCCAGCCCCCGCACCGCTCCGGCCGCCGCGCCGGCCTTGCCACCGCCCTGGTCGCAGCGATTGCTGACCTTGCTCCCGCTTGGGGGCATTGCCTGGCTGGCGATTGCGCTGGCCGAGCATCCGGCGGTGGCCCGCTACGGCCTGAGCGCGCTGACGCTGGCCATGTGCGCCGGCATGGTCGCGGCCAATACGCTGCCGCGCCATTGGCTGGCGCCGCTGGCGCCTGGCATGCAGGTGGCGCGGCACTACCTGCTGCGGCTCGGCGTGGCGCTGTACGGGCTGCGCCTGACCTTCGCCTCGATCGTTGCGCTGGGTTTGCCGGGCATCGCCGTGCCGCTGACCATGCTGGTCGCCACGCTGCTGTTCGGCACCTGGGTGGGCACTGCCTTCTTCGGCCTGAGCCGCCGCGAGGCCATCCTGGTCAGTTCCGGCAGCGCCATCTGCGGCGCGGCCGCGGCCATCGCGGTGTCGTCGGTGGTGCGCACCGACGACAAGCAGACCGCCGTGGCGGTGGCGACGGTGGTGCTGTTCGGCACCGTCGGCATGCTGCTCTATCCCTACCTGTATGAACTGGCCACCGGCCACTGGCACTGGGCCGTCAGCGAGCGCATGTTCGGCATCTTCACCGGGGCAACGCTGCACGAGGTGGCGCAGGTGATCGCCGCCGGCAAGATGATCAGCGAGCCGACCGCCGACGCCGCCGTGGTGGCCAAGATGGTGCGCGTGCTGGCGCTGGGCCCGCTGCTGCTGGTGATGGCGCTGTGGCCGCAAGGCGGATCGCAGTCGGCACAGGGCGGCCCCGGTGCCGGCCGCCTGCGCGGCATCATGAAGTCGGTGCCGTGGTTCGCGGTCGGCTTTGTCGCGGTGATGGCGGTCAACTCGGCTGGCGCCGTGCCCGCCGCCTGGAAGGCGCCGCTGATCGCGCTCGACAACTGGCTGCTGGCCTGCGCGATGCTGGCGATCGGCCTGCACACGCGCATCGGCGACCTGGTGCGCGCCGGCCGCAAGCCGCTGGCGCTGGCCGGGGTGTTGTTTGTGTTCCTGATGGGGGTGGGAGCGCTGATGTGCTACGCGATGGCGTGA
- a CDS encoding heme-binding protein yields the protein MQQKTVLTADDVKKIMAAAETEAKNHHWAVSIVVVDDGGHMLAMQRLDGAAPISAYIAGEKARTSALGRRESKIYEDMINNGRYSFMTAPVLQGMLEGGVPIVCNEQVVGAVGVSGVKSTEDAQVARAGIAALGL from the coding sequence ATGCAGCAAAAGACGGTTCTGACGGCAGACGACGTGAAGAAGATCATGGCCGCAGCGGAAACCGAGGCAAAGAACCATCACTGGGCCGTGTCGATCGTCGTGGTCGACGACGGCGGCCATATGCTGGCCATGCAGCGCCTGGACGGCGCCGCGCCGATCTCGGCCTATATCGCCGGCGAGAAGGCGCGTACCTCGGCGCTGGGTCGCCGTGAGTCGAAGATCTACGAAGACATGATCAACAACGGCCGCTACTCGTTCATGACGGCGCCGGTGCTGCAGGGCATGCTGGAGGGCGGCGTGCCCATCGTCTGCAACGAGCAGGTGGTGGGTGCCGTCGGCGTGTCGGGCGTGAAGTCGACCGAGGACGCGCAGGTCGCGCGTGCCGGCATCGCCGCGCTGGGCCTGTAA
- a CDS encoding hemin uptake protein HemP, which produces MSTLSLPLSQPREVTRRRLSLRRVDVAAQPRRDAGVKAAPSAIASVKSAVAALPARLEALVRDSLSSAPAGEPVALEAIMRGANTLPILHNGEVYTLRVTRYGKLILTK; this is translated from the coding sequence ATGAGCACACTTTCCCTGCCGCTGTCGCAACCCCGTGAAGTCACCCGCCGCCGCCTGTCGCTGCGCCGCGTCGACGTGGCCGCGCAGCCGCGCCGGGACGCCGGCGTCAAGGCCGCGCCGTCGGCGATCGCCTCGGTCAAGTCCGCCGTGGCCGCCCTGCCCGCGCGCCTGGAAGCGCTGGTACGCGACAGCCTGAGCTCGGCGCCCGCCGGCGAACCGGTGGCGCTGGAAGCCATCATGCGCGGTGCCAACACGCTGCCGATCCTGCACAACGGCGAGGTCTACACGCTGCGCGTGACGCGCTACGGCAAGCTGATCCTGACGAAATGA
- a CDS encoding biopolymer transporter ExbD → MAFGTLEGDDDEVMSEINMTPLVDVMLVLLIIFIITIPVINHAVKIDLPRATNTPNDPKPQNINVSIDASGKVFWNQVEVDQATLESNIALAAQQQPQPELHLRADREVRYERVAEVMAAAQHGGLGKIGFITEPKQ, encoded by the coding sequence ATGGCATTCGGCACTCTCGAAGGGGACGACGACGAGGTGATGAGCGAAATCAACATGACGCCGCTGGTCGACGTCATGCTGGTGCTGCTGATCATCTTCATCATCACCATCCCCGTGATCAACCACGCGGTAAAGATCGACCTGCCGCGCGCCACCAACACGCCGAACGACCCCAAGCCGCAGAACATCAACGTGTCCATCGATGCAAGCGGCAAGGTCTTCTGGAACCAGGTGGAAGTGGACCAGGCCACGCTGGAAAGCAATATCGCGCTGGCCGCGCAGCAGCAGCCGCAGCCTGAGCTGCACCTGCGCGCCGACCGCGAGGTGCGCTACGAGCGCGTGGCCGAGGTCATGGCCGCCGCGCAGCATGGCGGCCTGGGCAAGATCGGTTTCATCACCGAACCCAAGCAGTAA